A region from the Desulfobaccales bacterium genome encodes:
- a CDS encoding ArsB/NhaD family transporter produces the protein MRKKWCSFFYILIFLAATGFLANSAVLAAPAPAGDHLAVSGLVTNPMGKGLKEVELEVLVNGQHVKPTGKGAEITTGKPGGFVADFMLPAGSLPAAKVEVKASKPSWKPIPPTPVKVVEAGADAQGNKLFQAVQNLTLNRTTTAGFWIAAIILLLVYVVISLELMHRTLVSFLGAAIILFVTYTLGAWDKSFYIISFDDAMGAIDLNVIFLLMGMMIFVGVMKKTGMFQFLAFKAYALAKGNVFVLSFALQIVTAVISAFLDNVTTMLLVLPVTIEIAVTLKINPLTLLVPEAFASNVGGTATLIGDPPNIMIGSYAGLTFGQFVQNLTLVCSISLVASSLFLVWWNKKEYLKAEVKDIPRTIAFLREEYQITNKKLMIQGLLLLGFTILLFAVHGFLHMQVAVAALIGSLVLVAISGEDIVELLEKEVEWPTLVFFIGLFMVIAGAEETGLIQIIANFVKDLSGGNLTVAIILVLWVSAIASAFIDNIPFTATMLPIVAFLNVTIPGAESGVLWWSLALGACLGGNGTMIGASANVVTVGLAEKAGYHISFVEYMKACWWPMMITVTIAMVYLLIAY, from the coding sequence ATGCGTAAAAAATGGTGTTCCTTCTTCTATATACTAATATTCCTGGCAGCTACCGGATTCCTGGCCAACTCCGCGGTCCTGGCGGCCCCGGCCCCGGCCGGCGACCACCTGGCCGTTTCCGGGCTGGTCACCAATCCCATGGGCAAGGGCCTCAAGGAAGTGGAATTGGAAGTCCTGGTTAACGGCCAGCACGTCAAACCCACGGGCAAAGGCGCGGAAATAACCACCGGCAAGCCCGGCGGCTTTGTGGCGGATTTCATGCTGCCTGCCGGGAGCTTGCCCGCGGCCAAGGTTGAGGTCAAGGCCTCCAAGCCCTCCTGGAAACCCATCCCACCCACCCCCGTGAAGGTGGTGGAGGCCGGGGCGGACGCCCAAGGCAACAAACTCTTCCAGGCGGTCCAGAACCTCACCCTGAACCGCACCACGACCGCAGGCTTCTGGATCGCCGCCATCATCCTGCTGCTGGTCTATGTGGTCATTTCCCTGGAGTTGATGCACCGCACCCTGGTGTCTTTCCTGGGCGCGGCCATTATCCTCTTCGTCACTTACACCCTGGGGGCCTGGGACAAGTCTTTTTATATCATCTCTTTTGACGATGCCATGGGGGCCATCGACCTGAACGTCATCTTCCTGCTCATGGGCATGATGATCTTCGTGGGGGTGATGAAAAAGACGGGCATGTTCCAGTTCCTGGCCTTCAAGGCCTATGCCCTGGCCAAAGGTAATGTCTTTGTGCTGTCCTTTGCCCTCCAGATAGTAACCGCGGTCATTTCCGCCTTTCTGGACAACGTCACCACCATGCTCCTGGTGCTGCCGGTGACCATCGAAATCGCGGTCACCTTGAAGATCAACCCCCTGACCCTGCTGGTCCCCGAGGCCTTTGCCAGTAACGTCGGCGGCACCGCCACCTTGATCGGCGACCCGCCCAATATTATGATCGGTTCCTATGCCGGCTTGACCTTCGGCCAGTTTGTCCAGAACCTGACTCTGGTCTGCTCCATCTCCCTGGTGGCCTCCTCCCTGTTCCTGGTTTGGTGGAACAAGAAGGAATACCTCAAGGCCGAAGTGAAAGATATACCGCGGACCATCGCCTTCTTAAGAGAGGAATATCAGATCACCAATAAGAAGCTGATGATCCAGGGCTTGCTCCTGTTGGGCTTCACCATCCTGCTCTTTGCCGTTCACGGCTTCCTGCACATGCAGGTGGCGGTGGCGGCCTTGATAGGCTCCCTGGTGCTGGTGGCCATCTCCGGGGAGGATATCGTGGAGCTGCTGGAAAAAGAGGTGGAATGGCCCACCCTGGTCTTCTTCATCGGCCTGTTCATGGTCATCGCCGGGGCCGAAGAAACCGGCCTGATTCAGATAATCGCCAACTTCGTGAAGGACCTCTCCGGGGGCAATCTGACGGTAGCGATAATTCTGGTCCTCTGGGTCTCGGCCATCGCCTCGGCCTTCATTGACAACATTCCCTTCACCGCCACCATGCTGCCTATCGTCGCCTTCCTGAACGTGACCATCCCCGGCGCGGAGTCCGGCGTGCTCTGGTGGTCCCTGGCCCTGGGGGCGTGTCTGGGGGGGAACGGCACCATGATCGGGGCTTCCGCCAACGTGGTCACCGTGGGCCTGGCGGAAAAGGCGGGCTACCACATCTCCTTTGTGGAGTATATGAAGGCCTGCTGGTGGCCCATGATGATCACCGTCACTATCGCCATGGTGTACCTGTTGATCGCTTATTGA
- a CDS encoding ArsB/NhaD family transporter, with protein MTWQKNLAVPVLIGFFLMAFAWPWEVLASQAEAGDRLTISGVIEDAQGKGVKEVEIEVLVNAKPVKTIEDEPLETGSKGGFIGRYRLPQGTLPFAPVQVRAVKPSWQFQESGPVQVLEAGADKAGNRLFQAQTTLSLKRQITPAFWIAAVVLLLVYILIAAELMHRTLAAFLGGAFILFISYTAGTFDKSYFILSFHDAMRAIDLNVIFLLMGMMIIVGVLKKTGLFQWLAYKSYALARGNIFILALILQVVTAVTSAFLDNVTTMLLLIPVTIEIAVTLKINPLTLLIPEVFASNVGGTATLIGDPPNILIGSFAKLTFAQFAANLSLVCAVCLVISSLWYLWWYKKGYLKAEVKDVGRTIAYLKEEYRITDKKLTVMGLGILAFVIFLFVVHGVLHMEPSVAALIGAMVLLVISRVDIVEILEHEVEWPTLVFFMALFMVIAGAEETGLIQVIAEWVKDLSRGNLTVAIILVLWVSAIASAFIDNIPFTATMLPIVAFLNVTIPGAESGVLWWALALGACLGGNGTMIGASANVVTVGLAEKAGYHISFMYYLKACWWPMMITVTISMIYLLLAY; from the coding sequence ATGACTTGGCAGAAAAACCTGGCAGTCCCGGTTTTGATAGGATTCTTTCTGATGGCTTTTGCCTGGCCATGGGAGGTTCTCGCTTCCCAAGCGGAAGCAGGTGACCGGCTGACGATTTCCGGGGTCATCGAAGACGCCCAGGGTAAAGGGGTCAAAGAAGTGGAGATCGAAGTGCTGGTGAACGCCAAGCCCGTCAAGACCATCGAAGACGAGCCCCTGGAAACCGGCAGCAAAGGCGGCTTTATCGGACGTTACCGGCTGCCCCAAGGCACCCTGCCGTTCGCCCCGGTCCAGGTCCGGGCAGTGAAACCGAGCTGGCAGTTCCAGGAATCCGGCCCGGTCCAGGTTTTGGAAGCGGGCGCAGATAAGGCCGGCAACCGGCTCTTCCAGGCCCAGACCACTTTGTCCCTGAAACGTCAAATCACTCCGGCCTTCTGGATCGCCGCAGTCGTGCTGCTGTTAGTATATATCCTCATCGCAGCCGAACTGATGCACCGCACCCTGGCGGCCTTTTTGGGAGGGGCGTTTATTCTGTTCATCTCTTACACCGCCGGCACCTTTGACAAAAGTTACTTTATTCTCTCTTTCCATGACGCCATGCGGGCCATAGACCTGAACGTCATCTTTCTCCTCATGGGCATGATGATCATTGTGGGGGTCTTGAAAAAAACCGGCCTCTTCCAGTGGCTGGCCTACAAATCCTACGCCCTGGCCCGGGGCAACATCTTCATCCTGGCCTTAATCCTCCAGGTGGTCACCGCCGTTACCTCCGCCTTTTTGGACAACGTCACCACCATGCTGCTTTTGATCCCGGTAACCATCGAAATCGCGGTGACCTTGAAGATCAACCCGCTGACCCTGCTGATCCCCGAAGTCTTCGCCAGTAACGTCGGCGGCACCGCCACCTTGATCGGTGATCCTCCCAACATCCTCATCGGCTCATTTGCCAAGTTGACCTTCGCCCAGTTCGCCGCCAACCTCTCGCTGGTGTGCGCGGTTTGCCTGGTCATCAGCTCCTTATGGTACCTGTGGTGGTATAAGAAGGGCTACCTTAAAGCCGAAGTGAAGGATGTGGGCCGCACCATCGCCTACTTGAAGGAAGAGTACCGGATCACCGATAAAAAGCTGACGGTTATGGGGCTGGGAATTTTGGCCTTCGTCATCTTTCTGTTTGTAGTCCATGGGGTTTTGCACATGGAGCCTTCCGTGGCCGCCCTGATCGGCGCCATGGTGCTCTTAGTCATCTCCCGGGTTGATATTGTGGAGATACTGGAGCATGAAGTGGAGTGGCCCACCCTGGTCTTCTTCATGGCCCTGTTCATGGTCATCGCCGGCGCGGAAGAAACCGGCCTCATCCAGGTCATCGCCGAATGGGTGAAAGACCTCTCCCGGGGCAATCTGACGGTGGCGATAATTCTGGTGCTCTGGGTCTCAGCCATCGCCTCGGCCTTCATTGACAACATCCCCTTCACCGCCACCATGCTGCCCATCGTCGCATTCCTGAACGTGACCATTCCCGGGGCAGAGAGCGGAGTGCTCTGGTGGGCTCTGGCCTTGGGGGCCTGTCTGGGCGGTAACGGCACCATGATCGGGGCCAGCGCCAACGTGGTCACCGTGGGCCTGGCGGAAAAGGCCGGCTACCATATCTCGTTTATGTACTATCTGAAAGCCTGTTGGTGGCCCATGATGATCACCGTTACCATTTCCATGATTTACCTGTTGCTTGCTTATTGA
- a CDS encoding CBS domain-containing protein, protein MVPLVQEKLTEMEVLMPNDKKVKDLMIPLEDYPHIPYWFTLRQAMAIVRETAIKYEGQFEPRALLVFDEKYQLMGILTLRDIIKGLEPRFMQESGLIKADPNLAVLMGDLFGPGLKEASQKPVSEVMSPIKVTSQGNDVLAKAIFLMIKENVGMMPVIQDSKVAGMIRLSDLFGEISKMVLGE, encoded by the coding sequence TTGGTTCCTCTGGTCCAGGAAAAATTAACCGAGATGGAGGTTCTTATGCCCAACGACAAGAAGGTGAAAGATTTAATGATCCCGCTGGAGGATTACCCTCACATCCCTTATTGGTTCACCCTGCGGCAGGCCATGGCCATTGTCCGGGAAACGGCCATCAAGTATGAAGGGCAGTTCGAGCCCAGGGCGCTCCTGGTATTTGACGAAAAGTACCAGCTCATGGGCATCCTGACCCTGCGGGACATCATCAAAGGATTGGAACCCCGGTTCATGCAAGAATCCGGGCTGATCAAAGCGGACCCCAACCTGGCAGTGCTCATGGGCGATCTCTTCGGCCCCGGCCTGAAAGAGGCGTCCCAAAAACCGGTGAGCGAGGTCATGAGCCCCATCAAGGTCACCAGCCAGGGTAACGATGTTCTCGCCAAGGCCATCTTCCTGATGATCAAGGAAAACGTCGGCATGATGCCGGTGATCCAGGACAGCAAGGTGGCCGGCATGATCAGGTTGAGCGATCTCTTCGGAGAAATCTCCAAGATGGTATTGGGCGAATAA
- a CDS encoding CBS domain-containing protein produces MPYHKTAKDLMIPLEDYPHIPYWFTLRQAMAIIREAAIKFEGQFEPRAVLVFDEKYQLMGILTLRNIITGLEPKFLQETSLIKMDPSLTVFMGKFYGPKMQEQSQRPVSEVMSAINFTVNAEDPITKPLYVMIKENVGLIPVLQGDKVAGMLRLSDLFGEISKIVLGE; encoded by the coding sequence ATGCCTTACCATAAGACTGCCAAGGATTTGATGATTCCCCTGGAGGATTACCCCCATATTCCGTACTGGTTCACGCTGCGCCAGGCCATGGCCATTATCCGGGAAGCGGCCATCAAGTTTGAAGGACAATTCGAACCCCGGGCCGTCCTGGTGTTTGATGAGAAATACCAACTTATGGGAATCCTGACTTTACGGAATATCATCACGGGCCTGGAACCCAAATTTCTTCAGGAAACCAGTCTGATCAAGATGGACCCCAGCCTGACCGTCTTTATGGGAAAATTCTACGGACCCAAAATGCAGGAGCAATCCCAAAGGCCGGTGAGTGAAGTCATGAGCGCCATCAATTTCACTGTGAACGCCGAGGATCCCATCACCAAACCCCTCTATGTAATGATCAAGGAAAACGTCGGCCTGATCCCGGTGCTGCAGGGGGACAAAGTGGCGGGCATGCTGCGGTTGAGCGATCTGTTCGGGGAAATCTCCAAGATCGTGTTGGGCGAATAA
- a CDS encoding SLC13 family permease, whose amino-acid sequence MAEDIKKMPVGAGLPEMPEEIVIAPKKVAIDWKRILFILLGLALFFLFYFMSDLGDAVDPSGKHFPLPPQGRMAIGLFLMAAVWWIFEVMPIGATAIAIGLFQTIFMIRTADAALKDFFDPSVWFIFGSVVMGTAFSVSGLTKRMAYKMLNVVGENTNFILLGTFLIIAGMTLLMAHTAVAAAIFPLLVAIHSLYSESDQPTRFGKGLFIGMAWTAGAGSVITFLGSARAVAGAGMFQKFTGGTEIGFFSLIWYMLPLGALMVVCIWLIVITFFKPERPRIDGLRERVATLGKELGPMNSKEKFVIIMVLVVLFLFMMKSFSPIPFFKDMDRAAIMIVATVLFFITRTLVVEDMETIPWNIILLFGGAMSIGYCLYDTKAAEWMAVSWVSWFQKAPWLVFVLAIAFFVLCMTNFIMNVAAIAITLPVSLVIARYLGVAPEVIFFASLATAGMPFNLLIGAAPNAIAYESKQFTAGEFFTYGWIPSIVLMAFLAVFCYFIWPLMGMPVLAK is encoded by the coding sequence ATGGCTGAAGATATCAAAAAAATGCCCGTAGGCGCGGGCCTGCCGGAGATGCCCGAAGAGATCGTCATTGCCCCCAAAAAGGTGGCCATCGACTGGAAACGCATATTATTTATCCTCTTAGGGCTGGCTCTGTTTTTTCTCTTTTATTTCATGTCGGATTTAGGTGACGCGGTTGATCCATCCGGCAAACACTTTCCCCTGCCGCCCCAAGGCCGTATGGCTATTGGCCTCTTTCTCATGGCTGCGGTGTGGTGGATCTTCGAGGTGATGCCCATCGGGGCCACCGCCATCGCCATCGGCCTGTTTCAGACCATCTTTATGATCCGCACGGCCGATGCGGCCCTGAAAGACTTCTTTGATCCCTCCGTCTGGTTCATCTTCGGCTCCGTGGTCATGGGCACGGCCTTCTCGGTCTCCGGGCTCACCAAGCGCATGGCCTACAAGATGCTGAACGTCGTGGGCGAAAACACCAATTTCATCCTCCTGGGCACCTTTCTCATCATCGCGGGTATGACCCTGCTCATGGCCCACACCGCGGTGGCCGCGGCTATCTTCCCATTGCTGGTGGCCATCCATTCCCTGTATAGCGAGTCCGACCAGCCCACCCGATTCGGCAAAGGCCTGTTCATCGGTATGGCCTGGACCGCAGGCGCGGGTTCGGTCATCACCTTCCTGGGGTCAGCCCGGGCGGTGGCCGGCGCCGGGATGTTCCAAAAATTCACCGGCGGCACTGAAATCGGCTTTTTTTCGCTCATCTGGTACATGCTCCCCCTGGGGGCGCTCATGGTCGTGTGCATCTGGCTCATCGTGATCACCTTTTTCAAACCCGAGAGGCCACGTATCGACGGCTTGCGGGAGCGGGTGGCCACCCTGGGGAAAGAACTGGGGCCCATGAATAGCAAGGAAAAATTCGTCATCATCATGGTGCTTGTGGTCCTGTTCCTGTTCATGATGAAATCCTTCTCCCCCATCCCCTTCTTCAAGGACATGGATCGGGCGGCCATCATGATCGTGGCTACGGTGCTTTTCTTCATCACCCGCACCCTGGTGGTGGAGGATATGGAGACCATCCCCTGGAATATCATCCTCCTGTTCGGGGGCGCCATGTCCATCGGTTACTGTCTCTATGACACCAAGGCCGCGGAATGGATGGCGGTGAGTTGGGTAAGCTGGTTCCAGAAGGCCCCCTGGCTGGTGTTCGTCCTGGCCATCGCCTTCTTTGTCTTGTGCATGACCAACTTCATCATGAACGTGGCCGCCATCGCCATCACCCTGCCGGTCTCCCTGGTCATCGCCAGGTACCTGGGCGTGGCCCCGGAAGTCATCTTCTTTGCGTCGCTGGCCACTGCGGGCATGCCCTTCAACCTGCTTATCGGAGCGGCCCCCAATGCCATTGCGTATGAGAGCAAGCAGTTCACGGCCGGGGAGTTTTTTACCTACGGCTGGATCCCCAGCATTGTCCTCATGGCCTTTCTGGCGGTATTCTGCTACTTCATCTGGCCCCTCATGGGGATGCCGGTGCTGGCTAAATAG